The Juglans regia cultivar Chandler chromosome 2, Walnut 2.0, whole genome shotgun sequence genome includes a window with the following:
- the LOC108999077 gene encoding (+)-cis,trans-nepetalactol synthase NEPS2-like — protein MTDSTVGNHRSLKGKVAIITGGASGIGEATARLFTQHGTRMVVIADIQDQLGKQVASSIGIDKCSYVHCDVSDEDQVKSTVESTVEKYGQLDIMFSNAGILSSSEQTVLELDILGFDRLFAVNVRGMALCVKHAARAMVERGVSGSIVCTGSVAASHGAKARTDYCMTKHAVLGLVRSASLQLGEHGIRVNSVSPNGLATPLTCRVQGKSVEEVEKVYETFARLKGVLLKVEHVADAVLFLACNEFVSGHDLVVDGVFVPSSSTTTTTTTTT, from the coding sequence ATGACAGACTCTACAGTGGGCAACCACAGATCACTAAAGGGAAAGGTAGCAATAATCACCGGCGGCGCAAGCGGCATAGGCGAGGCCACCGCACGCCTTTTCACCCAACATGGCACACGCATGGTGGTGATCGCCGATATCCAAGACCAACTGGGTAAACAGGTTGCCTCATCCATTGGCATAGACAAGTGCAGCTACGTGCACTGTGATGTTTCTGACGAAGACCAGGTCAAAAGCACCGTGGAATCGACCGTCGAGAAATATGGGCAGCTCGACATCATGTTCAGCAATGCTGGGATTCTAAGTTCCTCCGAACAGACCGTCCTCGAGCTCGACATTTTAGGATTCGACCGATTGTTTGCAGTCAACGTCCGTGGCATGGCCTTGTGTGTGAAGCACGCCGCGCGAGCGATGGTTGAAAGAGGCGTGAGTGGGAGTATCGTCTGCACGGGGAGCGTGGCGGCTAGCCACGGTGCGAAGGCTCGGACGGACTATTGCATGACAAAGCACGCGGTGCTGGGGCTGGTTCGATCAGCGAGCCTGCAGCTTGGGGAGCACGGGATTAGGGTGAACAGCGTATCACCAAATGGGTTGGCGACGCCATTGACGTGCCGCGTGCAAGGGAAGAGCGTGGAAGAGGTTGAGAAGGTGTACGAGACATTTGCCAGGTTGAAAGGGGTTTTGCTGAAGGTGGAACATGTAGCAGATGCTGTGCTGTTTCTTGCATGTAATGAATTTGTGAGTGGGCATGATCTTGTGGTGGACGGTGTTTTCGTGcctagtagtagtactactactactactactactactacttaa